A single genomic interval of Legionella israelensis harbors:
- a CDS encoding SidE phosphodiesterase domain-containing protein translates to MVFPGRHFNNPQPNNPPRGYTSVNLGNLSKTSLGNPTSFHHRDMSQFKGYWKPSYRGDYKDVFAAISEDMIEQPYADNPNDLISNSNRNMVAFHENHGTAHALRQREFSKRYLSIIQQEGTSPHKEAALAMTEEEIACMELAAFMFRAGRTNERGGRGDPSNAERSAILFESVAKQMGFKDDLIKGMSTFMCSHMPVGDWKSGKINLKGAEKGFTAVGNVTAQQKAMVMKRILDLSHHNDLVRCWRDDNRTQISGPLQNQLDYLLGDTAKAAHTTKAMMNYAAQMCKATGAQVIAKTLSYARKDPDLAAQTASDPKNAMMRLEQITPQGLNIVAPVQPQPTQSSIPKSYFSMARRMGISKKSDVADLMNKQSLQTTAAEIKKQITGVKDTVWIFPNEGSSHAVFISFKTDAEAQSFANELVKVGISSVKNPGSPKTVQHKNQYAGIYLTQHQYQALNTDLKSGAFHHTINKQSLQTTAAEIKKQITGVKDTVWIFPNEGSSHAVFISFKTDAEAQSFANELVKVGISSVKNPGSPKTVQHKNQYAGIYLTQHQYQVLNTALKSGAFHQKISIPEASNIRDIQITNDNGQYQLVFDSNQLDDAERFLLDQFGEGGEGYFEGDLYNLANSKQQQTSFTMEYSNLTTLQAAVQRIGSDTLREKLEAMIDENFGSGSKFTL, encoded by the coding sequence ATGGTCTTTCCTGGTAGACATTTTAATAACCCCCAACCAAATAATCCGCCCCGGGGTTACACATCTGTAAATTTAGGTAATTTGTCGAAAACCTCATTAGGCAACCCGACATCATTTCACCATAGAGACATGAGTCAATTCAAAGGGTATTGGAAACCCAGCTATCGAGGAGATTATAAAGATGTTTTTGCTGCTATATCAGAGGATATGATAGAACAGCCTTATGCTGACAACCCTAATGATTTGATTTCAAATAGCAATCGTAATATGGTGGCGTTCCATGAAAATCATGGAACGGCTCATGCATTGCGTCAGCGCGAGTTTTCAAAGAGGTATTTATCAATTATTCAACAAGAAGGTACCTCACCGCATAAAGAAGCTGCTTTAGCAATGACGGAAGAAGAAATAGCTTGTATGGAATTAGCTGCTTTTATGTTTCGTGCAGGAAGGACGAATGAACGGGGTGGTAGAGGCGATCCATCTAATGCTGAGCGTTCTGCAATTTTGTTTGAAAGTGTTGCTAAACAAATGGGGTTTAAGGACGACTTAATAAAGGGAATGTCAACTTTTATGTGCTCTCACATGCCAGTAGGTGATTGGAAAAGTGGAAAAATAAATCTAAAAGGTGCGGAAAAAGGGTTTACCGCTGTTGGAAATGTTACTGCTCAACAAAAAGCAATGGTCATGAAGCGGATTCTTGATCTAAGCCATCATAATGATTTAGTGCGATGCTGGAGGGATGACAACAGAACTCAAATCAGTGGCCCTCTTCAAAATCAACTGGATTATTTGCTTGGCGATACGGCTAAAGCAGCTCATACCACGAAAGCAATGATGAATTATGCTGCGCAAATGTGTAAGGCCACTGGTGCACAGGTAATCGCTAAAACTTTATCTTATGCCAGAAAAGATCCCGATTTAGCTGCACAAACAGCTTCCGATCCTAAGAATGCTATGATGCGATTGGAACAAATAACCCCACAAGGATTAAACATTGTAGCGCCTGTTCAACCCCAGCCCACACAATCATCAATACCCAAATCTTATTTTAGCATGGCTAGAAGGATGGGTATTAGTAAAAAATCAGATGTTGCTGACCTAATGAATAAGCAATCTTTGCAAACCACTGCAGCTGAAATTAAAAAACAAATCACGGGTGTGAAAGATACGGTATGGATTTTTCCGAATGAAGGCTCAAGTCATGCTGTTTTCATTTCTTTTAAGACCGATGCGGAAGCACAGTCTTTTGCTAATGAACTTGTGAAAGTCGGTATTTCAAGTGTTAAAAATCCAGGTTCGCCTAAAACTGTACAGCACAAAAATCAGTATGCCGGTATATATTTAACTCAACATCAATATCAAGCCTTGAACACTGATCTAAAATCCGGGGCGTTTCATCACACAATAAATAAGCAATCTTTGCAGACCACTGCAGCTGAAATTAAAAAACAAATCACGGGTGTGAAAGATACGGTATGGATTTTTCCGAATGAAGGCTCAAGTCATGCTGTTTTCATTTCTTTTAAGACCGATGCGGAAGCACAGTCTTTTGCTAATGAACTTGTGAAAGTCGGTATTTCAAGTGTTAAAAATCCAGGTTCGCCTAAAACTGTGCAGCACAAAAATCAGTATGCCGGTATATATTTAACTCAACATCAATATCAAGTCTTGAATACTGCTCTGAAATCCGGGGCGTTTCATCAAAAAATCAGTATACCTGAAGCATCAAATATTCGGGATATTCAAATAACAAATGACAATGGTCAATATCAATTAGTTTTTGATTCAAACCAATTAGATGATGCAGAACGTTTTTTACTTGATCAATTTGGTGAAGGCGGAGAGGGCTATTTTGAAGGAGACTTATATAATTTAGCAAACAGTAAGCAACAACAAACTTCATTTACAATGGAATACTCAAATTTGACGACACTTCAAGCGGCTGTTCAACGTATAGGAAGCGATACATTAAGAGAAAAACTGGAAGCCATGATTGATGAAAACTTTGGCTCTGGAAGTAAGTTTACTTTATAA
- a CDS encoding tyrosine-type recombinase/integrase, translated as MERISAKKMAQKVSNLLKAQNPNYDYLRDVFRFVRENLNIEVTTTPKRLPYVPTEDEIRLFYKAVWESHDIVPMLIVKVLLYTGIRVSELINIQLADVDLTNCRIKINQGKGKKDRVVPFSPAFKETLALHIKQYKNENRLFLFESGFRRHYTDRGIRKILMRYTKIAGIERSISPHKLRHFLFTWLKKKNIDDAFIQPYSGHAKRDSLEIYSKLSLADAQDKYNDVIGDFPV; from the coding sequence ATGGAACGAATATCAGCTAAAAAAATGGCACAAAAGGTTTCAAATTTGCTTAAGGCTCAGAATCCTAATTATGATTATCTTCGAGATGTATTCAGGTTTGTAAGAGAAAATCTTAATATCGAGGTCACCACAACACCCAAACGATTGCCCTATGTTCCTACTGAAGATGAAATCAGACTTTTTTACAAAGCAGTTTGGGAGTCTCACGATATTGTTCCTATGCTCATTGTTAAAGTTTTGCTCTATACAGGAATAAGAGTTAGCGAGTTAATTAATATACAGTTAGCTGATGTTGATTTAACTAATTGCCGAATAAAAATTAATCAAGGAAAAGGTAAAAAAGATAGAGTTGTACCCTTTTCACCAGCATTTAAAGAAACTTTAGCACTTCATATAAAACAATATAAAAATGAAAATAGACTTTTTCTATTCGAATCCGGATTTCGTCGTCACTATACTGATCGCGGAATTAGAAAAATTCTTATGAGGTATACTAAGATCGCTGGTATTGAGCGCTCTATCTCACCTCATAAATTAAGACACTTTTTGTTTACTTGGCTTAAGAAAAAAAATATTGATGATGCTTTTATCCAACCTTACTCCGGACATGCGAAAAGAGATTCGTTAGAAATTTATTCAAAATTAAGCTTAGCTGATGCACAAGATAAATATAATGATGTTATTGGAGACTTCCCAGTCTGA
- a CDS encoding gamma-glutamylcyclotransferase family protein, translating into MYHEKIFSYGTLQFENVQIANFGRKLDGCKDVLSKFELSTLEIKDPDVVATSGENIHPIITYTGNPEHQVIGTVFEISFEELMQADSYEVSDYKRIKV; encoded by the coding sequence ATGTATCATGAAAAAATATTTTCATATGGAACATTGCAGTTTGAAAATGTACAAATCGCAAATTTTGGTCGTAAGCTTGACGGCTGTAAAGATGTTTTATCCAAATTTGAGCTATCAACTTTAGAAATCAAAGATCCTGATGTTGTTGCAACAAGTGGTGAAAACATACACCCAATTATCACTTATACGGGGAATCCTGAGCATCAAGTAATAGGAACGGTTTTTGAAATAAGCTTCGAAGAGTTAATGCAAGCTGATTCATATGAGGTTTCAGATTATAAACGAATCAAAGTTTAA
- a CDS encoding DUF1543 domain-containing protein, producing MNLFVVYIGGSHPNSLIELHDIRFIAANTIEDTYDALRKSWWGLPKSLHIDAWGILNYADGHSIQISQEQPEEHSNKLFFANLGGYDQRQFIELHKNIFVVATDEFEAKQKALMQISDWESPHRDYLYEVDNLLDLNLLLKNEGYYLHLNGQAESKPFEFTCSYNPIGRI from the coding sequence ATGAATTTATTTGTAGTATATATTGGTGGAAGCCATCCTAATTCTCTAATCGAACTCCATGATATTCGCTTTATAGCGGCTAACACTATTGAAGATACCTATGATGCTCTTAGAAAAAGCTGGTGGGGCTTACCAAAAAGCTTACATATAGATGCATGGGGCATTTTAAATTATGCGGATGGACATAGCATTCAAATTTCACAGGAGCAACCAGAGGAGCATAGTAATAAATTATTTTTCGCAAACTTAGGTGGTTATGATCAAAGGCAATTTATTGAATTACATAAAAATATTTTTGTAGTTGCTACTGATGAATTTGAAGCAAAACAAAAAGCGCTAATGCAAATTTCTGATTGGGAATCTCCACATCGTGATTATTTGTATGAGGTAGATAATTTACTTGATCTTAATTTGTTACTTAAAAATGAAGGTTACTATTTACATTTAAATGGACAGGCCGAGTCTAAACCGTTTGAATTTACATGTAGTTATAATCCAATTGGTAGAATTTAA
- a CDS encoding DUF4113 domain-containing protein, producing the protein MRREMKSPNYTTQWSELPVVRFT; encoded by the coding sequence ATGCGACGTGAGATGAAATCACCTAATTACACCACTCAGTGGAGTGAGCTGCCAGTGGTAAGGTTTACTTAG
- a CDS encoding helix-turn-helix domain-containing protein, translating to MQREGWTQEILAELTKLHVRTIQRIEKGKARVLMLDELCLWLLSSKTLMYLTGHFSIPMRQP from the coding sequence CTGCAAAGAGAGGGCTGGACGCAGGAAATTCTGGCGGAGCTCACAAAGCTTCATGTCAGAACCATTCAGCGAATCGAAAAAGGCAAGGCGCGAGTCCTGATGCTAGACGAGCTCTGCCTGTGGCTTTTGAGCTCGAAGACATTGATGTATTTAACAGGCCATTTCAGTATCCCGATGAGGCAGCCTTAA
- a CDS encoding type II toxin-antitoxin system MqsA family antitoxin — protein MNKEICPICGEQALKHEIRPVPYTYKGHTFTIDQPAEWCSSCGEGIINPEDNKAVQARIQGEKARIDGLLTPQQIQKIRKFLKLNQKEASRLFGGGVNAFNRYENGITPIPKPLSLLLTILEKHPNQLDELLEYADNFTHNRPLKRNHATDRSHS, from the coding sequence ATGAACAAAGAAATATGCCCCATCTGCGGGGAACAGGCACTGAAACATGAAATCAGACCTGTACCCTATACCTATAAAGGACACACCTTTACGATTGACCAGCCAGCCGAGTGGTGTTCTTCCTGCGGTGAAGGGATTATTAACCCTGAAGACAACAAAGCTGTACAGGCCCGCATTCAGGGAGAAAAAGCCCGCATCGATGGCCTTCTGACGCCACAACAGATCCAAAAAATACGAAAGTTTCTTAAACTCAACCAGAAAGAGGCAAGCCGGCTTTTTGGTGGTGGTGTTAACGCCTTTAACCGTTACGAAAACGGCATAACCCCTATTCCAAAGCCTTTAAGCCTGCTGTTGACCATTCTTGAAAAACATCCCAACCAGCTGGATGAGCTGCTGGAGTATGCGGACAATTTTACGCATAACAGGCCACTGAAACGCAATCACGCCACCGACAGGAGCCATTCATGA
- a CDS encoding type II toxin-antitoxin system MqsR family toxin yields MTVSAKQGQVSLGFTDEDVVSAIQELTNRDFYKSMAPKHPGFTAWQDVYKSRFKGVELYIKFQVGTRGELILSFKEK; encoded by the coding sequence ATGACAGTTTCTGCCAAACAGGGGCAGGTAAGTCTTGGATTTACAGATGAGGATGTTGTAAGCGCCATCCAAGAACTGACAAACAGAGATTTTTATAAATCCATGGCGCCAAAACACCCTGGCTTTACCGCCTGGCAGGACGTTTATAAATCCCGGTTTAAAGGCGTTGAGCTTTATATCAAGTTTCAGGTAGGCACACGCGGTGAGCTTATCCTCTCATTTAAGGAGAAATAG
- a CDS encoding ISAs1 family transposase encodes MSSLVECFSIIRDPRQESKIDHELIDILILCVLAVICGAEGWQDIEEVGHARLNWLQERGFFKKGIPVDDTIARIVSSLNPEELQSCFIKWMAAVEEATDGKIIAVDGKTLRHSYDKKKRKSAIHMVSAYAAENGVVLGQKKTDDKSNEITAIPALLDLLDIKGCIVTIDAMGCQEKIAEKIVNKEADYVLAVKDNQKQLHEEIIDFFETSRRFEFKNVRYDYFEEAHKGHGRVELRRYWISDMLDTISNPGRWASLQGIGMVESERYIDGKTTSETRYFIVSIAPDAKIFANAVRKHWAVENQLHWVLDVSFREDDSRVRRDNASENFGVFRHVAVNALRNEKSCKKGIKAKRYKATLQSDYAQKVLNGIF; translated from the coding sequence ATGTCATCATTAGTAGAATGTTTTTCAATAATTCGCGATCCACGTCAAGAAAGCAAAATTGATCATGAACTGATCGATATCCTTATTCTGTGTGTTTTAGCAGTTATTTGTGGAGCTGAAGGCTGGCAGGATATAGAAGAAGTTGGACATGCTCGTTTAAATTGGCTTCAAGAACGCGGTTTTTTTAAGAAAGGCATTCCAGTTGATGACACGATCGCCAGGATAGTGTCCAGTCTCAATCCAGAAGAATTACAAAGCTGCTTCATTAAATGGATGGCAGCAGTTGAAGAAGCAACCGACGGTAAAATTATAGCAGTTGATGGAAAAACCCTGCGTCATTCATATGACAAGAAAAAACGTAAGTCTGCGATTCACATGGTGAGTGCATATGCTGCTGAAAATGGCGTTGTTCTCGGTCAAAAAAAGACAGATGATAAATCAAATGAGATTACGGCTATCCCAGCTTTACTTGATTTATTGGATATCAAGGGTTGCATTGTGACCATTGATGCCATGGGTTGCCAAGAGAAAATTGCGGAAAAAATAGTTAACAAAGAAGCAGACTATGTACTGGCTGTAAAAGATAACCAAAAACAACTTCACGAAGAAATAATCGATTTTTTTGAAACATCTCGCCGATTTGAATTTAAGAATGTCCGGTATGATTATTTTGAGGAAGCTCATAAAGGCCATGGTCGTGTCGAGCTGCGCCGATATTGGATTAGCGACATGTTGGATACTATTAGCAATCCTGGACGATGGGCTTCTTTGCAAGGCATTGGAATGGTTGAATCAGAACGTTATATCGATGGTAAAACAACTTCTGAAACCCGATATTTTATTGTATCAATAGCTCCAGACGCTAAAATATTTGCTAATGCAGTTAGAAAGCATTGGGCTGTCGAGAATCAGTTACACTGGGTGCTCGATGTGTCATTTAGAGAAGACGATTCTAGAGTCAGGCGAGACAATGCCTCGGAAAATTTCGGTGTGTTTAGACATGTTGCAGTTAATGCGTTACGTAACGAAAAATCATGTAAAAAAGGGATAAAAGCCAAGCGGTACAAAGCAACCTTGCAATCTGATTATGCACAGAAAGTACTAAATGGTATTTTTTGA